From the genome of Jannaschia sp. S6380:
CCCTGGCGATCGTCGTGCTGTCGGCATTGGCGGTGAACCTTCGGATGGCGATGTACTCGGCGGCGATGGCCCCGCATCTGGGCGCGGCGCCGGCCTGGCAACGTGCCCTGATCGCCTATGTGCTGGTCGACCAGACCTATGCGCTGGCCGCGCAGACATATGAAACCCGGCCGAACTGGTCCCTTGCGGATCGGGTGATCTATTTCGCGGGCGTCGCGCTGCCGGTCTTTCCCGGCTGGGTCGCGGCGACATGGGCCGGCGCGGCGCTCGGCGCGCGCATCCCCGCGGGCCTGGGGTTGGATTTCGCCATGCCCCTGGCGTTCCTCGCATTGGTGGGACCCATGCTCAAATCACGGGCCCATGTCGCGGCCGCGTTCGTCTCGACGGCGGGCGCGCTCCTGCTGGTATGGGTGCCGTGGAACCTGGGGCTGATCCTGGCCGCGATGCTCGCCATGGCGACCGGTGCCGAAATGGAGCGGCGCGCATGAGCGAGACCGCCGTCTGGGTCGTCATCGTACTGCTTGGTGCGGGCACGTTTGCGTTGCGGTTCCTGTTCCTCGGGCTGGTCGGCAACCGGGCGATGCCGCCATGGGTCCTGCGGCATCTCCGCTATACCGGCGTGGCCGTCCTGCCCGGCCTCGTCGCGCCCCTCGTGGTATGGCCCGCGGCCGCGGGCGGCGTCTTCGACCCTGTCCGCCTTGCCGCCGCCGCCGTCGCCCTTGGCATCGGCGCCTGGCGCCGCGATGTGAT
Proteins encoded in this window:
- a CDS encoding AzlD domain-containing protein; amino-acid sequence: MSETAVWVVIVLLGAGTFALRFLFLGLVGNRAMPPWVLRHLRYTGVAVLPGLVAPLVVWPAAAGGVFDPVRLAAAAVALGIGAWRRDVIQAVVAGALAMLVLDWLI
- a CDS encoding AzlC family ABC transporter permease, which encodes MAEKPFRRGVAEGLPFVIIIVPFGALFGVLATEAGLPLAQVMGFSVVVIAGAAQFTAVQLMSDGAPLAIVVLSALAVNLRMAMYSAAMAPHLGAAPAWQRALIAYVLVDQTYALAAQTYETRPNWSLADRVIYFAGVALPVFPGWVAATWAGAALGARIPAGLGLDFAMPLAFLALVGPMLKSRAHVAAAFVSTAGALLLVWVPWNLGLILAAMLAMATGAEMERRA